In a single window of the Natronorubrum halophilum genome:
- a CDS encoding phosphoribosylanthranilate isomerase, whose protein sequence is MTRVKICGLTTESDLEMAIDAGADAVGIICDVSVETPREVTVAEARDLAAAAPPFVASVLVTMPSEPERAIELVDTIEPDVVQIHSRISPGDLAYLRAKVDSQILLAVDADDAAVAEMYDDVVDGFLVDTPGEDGGGGTGETHDWDRTRIATVDLESPLILAGGLTPENVGDAIRTAEPFAVDVASGVEADGGTKDPDAVRSFVHRAKTAHRTAEL, encoded by the coding sequence ATGACGCGCGTCAAGATCTGCGGGCTCACGACCGAGAGCGACCTCGAGATGGCGATCGACGCCGGTGCCGACGCCGTCGGTATCATCTGTGACGTGTCGGTCGAGACGCCGCGAGAGGTCACGGTCGCCGAGGCTCGAGACCTCGCCGCAGCCGCACCGCCCTTCGTGGCCAGCGTGCTCGTGACGATGCCGTCCGAACCCGAACGCGCGATCGAACTGGTCGATACGATCGAGCCGGACGTAGTCCAGATCCATAGCCGGATCAGCCCGGGCGATCTCGCCTACCTGCGCGCGAAAGTCGACTCGCAGATCCTGCTCGCGGTCGACGCCGACGACGCGGCGGTCGCCGAGATGTACGACGACGTGGTCGACGGGTTCCTCGTCGACACGCCGGGCGAGGACGGCGGCGGCGGAACCGGCGAGACGCACGACTGGGATCGGACCCGAATCGCCACGGTCGACCTCGAGTCGCCGCTGATCCTCGCGGGCGGTCTCACCCCCGAGAACGTCGGCGATGCGATCCGGACGGCCGAGCCGTTCGCGGTCGACGTCGCGAGCGGGGTCGAAGCCGACGGCGGCACCAAGGATCCCGACGCCGTTCGATCGTTCGTCCACCGAGCCAAGACCGCCCACCGGACGGCGGAGCTGTAA
- the trpD gene encoding anthranilate phosphoribosyltransferase, translating to MQEYVERVTDGRNLSQADARAASAAVFEDATEAQIGALLAALRAKGETEAEIAGFAQGMREAARTIAPAREPLVDTCGTGGDDYNTINVSTTSAIVAAGAGVPVAKHGNYSVSSSSGSADVLEEVGVNVEAEPPAVEEAIERDGIGFMLAPVFHPAMKAVIGPRKELGMRTVFNVLGPLTNPAGANAQVVGVYDPDLVPVLANALSRMDVERALVVHGAGTDEIAIHGETVVAEVHGDSVDEYALEPTTLGLEEHDIDDIAGGSPAENAADMRGIVEGDVAGAKRDVILANAGAAIYVAGEAESLQAGVDAAREAIESGDAATKLEQLRAGAAEQVQ from the coding sequence ATGCAGGAGTATGTCGAACGGGTGACTGACGGCCGGAATCTCTCACAAGCGGACGCTCGAGCGGCTTCAGCGGCCGTTTTCGAGGATGCAACGGAGGCACAGATCGGCGCGCTGCTCGCGGCGTTGCGCGCGAAAGGAGAAACCGAAGCGGAGATCGCCGGCTTCGCCCAGGGAATGCGCGAGGCGGCACGAACGATCGCGCCCGCTCGGGAACCGCTGGTCGACACCTGCGGCACGGGCGGGGACGACTACAACACGATCAACGTCTCGACGACGAGCGCGATCGTCGCCGCGGGCGCGGGCGTCCCGGTCGCAAAACACGGGAACTACTCCGTCTCGTCTTCGTCGGGCAGCGCGGACGTTCTCGAGGAAGTCGGCGTGAACGTCGAGGCAGAACCGCCGGCCGTCGAGGAGGCGATCGAACGCGACGGAATCGGATTCATGCTCGCGCCGGTGTTCCACCCCGCGATGAAGGCCGTTATCGGGCCGCGCAAGGAACTCGGGATGCGGACGGTCTTTAACGTCCTCGGGCCGCTGACGAACCCCGCGGGCGCGAACGCACAGGTCGTCGGCGTCTACGATCCCGATCTCGTTCCCGTGCTGGCGAACGCGCTCTCTCGGATGGACGTCGAGCGCGCGCTGGTCGTCCACGGCGCCGGCACCGACGAAATCGCGATCCACGGCGAGACGGTCGTCGCGGAGGTCCACGGTGATTCTGTCGACGAATACGCGCTCGAGCCGACCACACTCGGCCTCGAGGAACACGACATCGACGACATCGCCGGCGGCTCGCCCGCGGAGAACGCGGCCGACATGCGCGGCATCGTCGAAGGCGACGTCGCGGGCGCGAAACGCGACGTCATCCTCGCGAACGCGGGCGCTGCGATCTACGTCGCCGGCGAGGCCGAGTCCCTGCAAGCGGGCGTCGACGCCGCACGCGAGGCGATCGAATCCGGAGACGCGGCGACGAAACTCGAGCAACTCCGTGCGGGTGCCGCGGAGCAGGTCCAATGA
- a CDS encoding AEC family transporter: MEVVLRLLALLVVLLCGAGLRASGVLNADRTDRLNAATYYVALPALIFVSTYDRAIGDVLSPALVGGLLLVLFTTAAVAWLVHRDRDSRGRRSVAVVQSYHSNLGYLGLPLVAATFDAEVTAIASVILGVVTLTQLPLSVLVLSTLNGADASLGDELRGLARNPVLVTLIAGLATGSIGVTVPGTVATGLDLVGSLALPLALLCVGASLEVDLPAIDFGATGSVIALKIVCMPALAWLVFAALSVDTATITAVVVMFGTPTAVSTYVFAAELGGDEEFASLNVFATTLVSIVTLFLLITLVT, encoded by the coding sequence ATGGAAGTCGTCCTCCGGTTGCTGGCGTTGCTCGTCGTCCTCCTCTGTGGAGCCGGACTCCGTGCGTCCGGCGTCCTCAACGCCGACCGGACGGACCGGCTGAACGCCGCCACCTACTACGTCGCGCTGCCGGCGCTCATCTTCGTCTCGACCTACGATCGGGCGATCGGTGACGTGCTGTCGCCGGCGCTGGTCGGGGGGCTGTTGCTCGTCCTGTTCACGACGGCGGCGGTCGCCTGGCTCGTCCATCGAGATCGGGACTCGAGGGGGCGCCGGAGCGTCGCCGTGGTCCAGTCGTACCACTCGAACCTGGGCTATCTCGGACTGCCACTCGTCGCGGCGACGTTCGACGCGGAGGTGACCGCGATCGCGAGCGTGATACTCGGCGTCGTGACGCTGACCCAACTGCCGCTATCAGTTCTCGTGCTCTCGACACTCAACGGAGCCGACGCGAGCCTCGGCGACGAACTTCGGGGGCTCGCGAGAAATCCCGTGCTGGTGACGTTGATCGCCGGACTGGCGACCGGATCGATCGGCGTCACGGTTCCGGGGACCGTCGCGACCGGTCTCGATCTCGTCGGCTCGCTCGCGCTGCCGCTCGCCTTGCTCTGCGTCGGCGCGTCGCTCGAGGTCGATCTGCCGGCGATCGATTTCGGTGCAACCGGCTCCGTGATCGCGCTGAAGATCGTCTGCATGCCGGCGCTCGCGTGGCTCGTCTTCGCCGCGCTATCGGTCGACACGGCGACGATCACGGCCGTCGTCGTCATGTTCGGGACGCCGACCGCGGTTTCGACGTACGTCTTCGCCGCCGAACTCGGCGGCGACGAGGAGTTCGCGTCGCTGAACGTGTTCGCTACGACGCTCGTCTCCATCGTCACGCTGTTTCTCCTGATCACGCTGGTCACGTGA